From one Actinomyces sp. Marseille-P3109 genomic stretch:
- a CDS encoding VOC family protein: MSTRNVSGATGQYTTHGTPHGFTSITPFLAIDGADRALRFYRDVFGARIVDSVEIEGAVVHAELDFGHGRVQIGEPSALSGLVATPSEDRVCYSIGLYCPDVDAVVERATAAGATLLEPPDTFVSGDRFASIRDPFGVRWAVMTRVEDLSEEESTARVAAWAKEQDAAGS; this comes from the coding sequence ATGAGTACACGCAACGTATCCGGAGCCACTGGTCAGTACACGACTCACGGGACTCCGCACGGATTCACCAGTATCACACCGTTTCTGGCCATCGACGGCGCCGACCGGGCGCTTCGGTTCTATCGAGACGTCTTCGGGGCGCGCATTGTGGACAGTGTCGAGATCGAGGGGGCGGTCGTCCACGCGGAGCTCGACTTCGGTCACGGCAGGGTCCAGATCGGTGAGCCGTCCGCCCTGTCCGGTCTGGTTGCGACCCCGTCAGAGGACCGGGTCTGCTACTCGATCGGCCTGTACTGCCCGGACGTCGACGCCGTCGTCGAGCGGGCCACTGCCGCCGGAGCAACCTTACTGGAACCGCCTGACACCTTCGTGTCCGGGGACAGGTTCGCCTCCATCCGCGACCCCTTCGGCGTGCGGTGGGCAGTCATGACCCGGGTCGAGGATCTGTCCGAGGAGGAGAGCACCGCGCGTGTAGCGGCATGGGCCAAGGAGCAGGACGCGGCCGGTAGCTGA
- a CDS encoding helix-turn-helix domain-containing protein, whose amino-acid sequence MANKMEDVVASDRSILRVDQLARRLDLSIRSLQRLCEKYIGLPPLAVIRRYRLQEAAQRLREDPSVTVAYVAAELDYADHAHLTADFRQVLGFSPSLYRQQTISDRQALSDR is encoded by the coding sequence ATGGCCAACAAGATGGAGGACGTCGTCGCCTCCGACAGAAGCATTCTGCGTGTCGATCAGTTGGCGAGACGTCTCGATCTGTCCATCCGAAGCCTGCAACGCCTCTGTGAGAAGTACATCGGTCTGCCACCACTCGCAGTGATCAGACGCTACCGGCTCCAGGAAGCGGCGCAGCGGCTCCGGGAGGATCCGTCTGTCACCGTTGCGTATGTGGCCGCCGAGCTCGACTACGCGGACCACGCCCACCTGACTGCCGACTTCCGGCAAGTCCTGGGCTTCTCACCGAGCCTGTACCGGCAGCAGACCATCAGCGATCGTCAGGCTCTCAGTGACCGGTAG
- the pgi gene encoding glucose-6-phosphate isomerase, which produces MLNPVDPTTTPAWKRLTELHDSMTPDLRAWFADDPERAERFSYELGDLYVDLSKNLLTDDVRDALAELAVQVDVPGRRDAMYAGEHINITEDRAVLHTALRRSANDSLTVDGQDVVDDVHEVLEKIYAFARRVRSGEWTGITGKPIKTVVNIGIGGSDLGPVMVYEALKPYVHKGLQCRFISNIDPTDCAEKVADLDPETTLFIIASKTFTTLETLTNARMARDWFLAALKDKGIETDGAIAKHFVAVSTALDKVAEFGIDPANAFGFWNWVGGRYSVDSAVGTVLAVAIGPENFADFLSGFRTVDEHFATKAPAENVPMLMGLLNVWYVNFFKAGSHAVLPYAQYLHRFAAYLQQLTMESNGKSVRWDGSPVTTETGEVFWGEPGTNGQHAFYQLIHQGTQLIPADFIAVANPTHPIKDGGVDVHELFLSNYLAQTAALAFGKNAAEVRAEGTPEEIVPARVFAGNRPTTSILAPALTPAVVGELIALYEHITFTQGIVWGIDSFDQWGVELGKKLALEIAPAVQGDEGALAGQDASTRGLITRYRSLRR; this is translated from the coding sequence ATGCTGAATCCGGTTGACCCCACCACCACGCCCGCCTGGAAGCGCCTCACCGAGCTGCACGACTCCATGACTCCGGACCTGCGCGCCTGGTTCGCCGACGATCCCGAGCGCGCCGAGCGGTTCTCCTACGAGCTGGGGGACCTCTACGTCGACCTGTCCAAGAACCTGCTGACCGACGACGTCCGCGACGCCCTGGCCGAGCTCGCCGTGCAGGTGGACGTCCCGGGCCGCCGCGACGCCATGTACGCCGGCGAGCACATCAACATCACCGAGGACCGCGCCGTCCTCCACACCGCCCTGCGCCGCTCCGCAAACGATTCCCTGACCGTGGACGGGCAGGACGTCGTTGACGACGTCCACGAGGTCCTGGAGAAGATCTACGCCTTCGCCCGCCGCGTGCGCTCGGGGGAGTGGACAGGCATCACCGGCAAGCCCATCAAGACGGTGGTCAACATCGGCATCGGCGGCTCCGACCTCGGCCCCGTCATGGTCTATGAGGCCCTCAAGCCCTACGTGCATAAGGGGCTTCAGTGCCGCTTCATCTCCAACATCGATCCCACCGACTGCGCGGAGAAGGTCGCCGACCTCGACCCGGAGACGACCCTGTTCATCATCGCCTCCAAGACCTTCACCACTCTGGAGACCCTCACCAACGCCCGCATGGCCCGCGACTGGTTCCTGGCCGCCCTGAAGGACAAGGGCATCGAGACCGACGGCGCCATCGCCAAGCACTTCGTAGCGGTGTCCACCGCCCTGGACAAGGTCGCCGAGTTCGGCATCGACCCGGCCAACGCCTTCGGCTTCTGGAACTGGGTGGGCGGGCGTTACTCGGTTGACTCCGCCGTCGGTACGGTCCTGGCCGTGGCCATCGGCCCGGAGAACTTCGCCGACTTCCTCTCCGGCTTCCGCACCGTCGACGAGCACTTCGCCACCAAGGCCCCGGCCGAGAACGTCCCCATGCTCATGGGCCTGCTCAACGTCTGGTATGTCAACTTCTTCAAGGCCGGCTCCCACGCCGTCCTGCCCTACGCCCAGTACCTGCACCGCTTCGCCGCCTACCTCCAGCAGCTCACCATGGAGTCCAACGGCAAGTCCGTGCGCTGGGACGGCAGTCCCGTGACCACTGAGACCGGTGAGGTTTTCTGGGGCGAGCCGGGCACTAACGGCCAGCACGCCTTCTACCAGCTCATCCACCAGGGCACCCAGCTCATCCCCGCGGACTTCATCGCCGTGGCCAACCCCACCCACCCCATCAAGGACGGGGGAGTGGACGTCCACGAGCTGTTCCTGTCCAACTACCTGGCCCAGACCGCGGCACTCGCCTTCGGCAAGAACGCTGCGGAGGTGCGCGCTGAGGGCACCCCCGAGGAGATCGTCCCGGCTCGAGTCTTCGCCGGCAACAGGCCGACGACGTCGATCCTCGCCCCGGCCCTGACGCCCGCAGTCGTCGGGGAGCTCATTGCCCTCTACGAGCACATCACCTTCACCCAGGGCATCGTGTGGGGCATCGACTCCTTCGACCAGTGGGGCGTGGAACTCGGCAAGAAGCTGGCCCTGGAGATCGCCCCCGCCGTCCAGGGGGACGAGGGGGCTCTCGCAGGGCAGGACGCCTCCACCCGGGGCCTCATCACCCGCTACCGCAGTCTGCGTCGTTAG
- a CDS encoding rhodanese-like domain-containing protein, producing MKDVGVDELRGRLEAKEDLVVLDVREPDEVAQAAISGSVNIPLGQVIDRMSELDPARPTVVICAGGVRSAKAIEALTAAGYTGELVNVTGGMKAWLSQ from the coding sequence ATGAAGGATGTCGGCGTCGACGAGCTGCGCGGACGGCTCGAGGCGAAGGAGGACCTTGTTGTTCTCGATGTGCGCGAGCCCGACGAGGTAGCGCAAGCGGCAATCTCCGGCTCGGTCAACATACCGCTGGGACAGGTGATCGACCGGATGAGCGAGCTCGATCCGGCCAGACCCACTGTAGTCATCTGTGCCGGCGGCGTGCGATCCGCCAAAGCGATCGAGGCCTTGACCGCGGCCGGCTACACCGGCGAGCTGGTCAATGTCACTGGCGGCATGAAGGCCTGGCTGAGCCAGTAG
- a CDS encoding HAD-IIB family hydrolase produces MKRLPLEPELLEPLPTEIDLRLVVSDMDGTLIDGNGQVPVGLVEAAADMRSTGVIFAPASGRQLANLRAVLGPAVDGSPLIAENGSLVVLGSEEIHSDTICAEDTAAAITTTRDLARAGYDVGAVVACKHRAYIERSDPAFLAQAKLYYEALEIVDDLTTIPLDEVLKVAVFDFDDVEDGSSQALTAAVPRVQTVVSGMHWTDMMSPQASKGRALAALQARFGILPEQTAVFGDYLNDLDLYDHADLGFAMRNAHPGIQAAAAYTAPANTEDGVLRTVEELLRRSRHRN; encoded by the coding sequence GTGAAGCGTCTTCCTCTTGAACCAGAGCTCCTTGAACCACTGCCCACCGAGATTGATCTCCGCCTTGTCGTCTCGGACATGGACGGCACCCTCATCGACGGCAACGGGCAGGTTCCTGTCGGTCTGGTCGAGGCAGCGGCGGACATGCGCAGTACCGGGGTCATCTTCGCTCCGGCCTCGGGCAGGCAGCTGGCGAACCTCCGCGCGGTCCTGGGACCGGCCGTCGACGGCTCACCGCTCATCGCTGAGAACGGATCCCTCGTGGTCCTCGGCAGCGAGGAGATCCACTCCGACACCATCTGCGCCGAGGACACCGCGGCCGCCATCACCACTACGCGAGATCTTGCAAGAGCCGGCTACGACGTCGGCGCCGTCGTCGCGTGCAAGCACCGCGCCTACATCGAGCGGTCCGACCCTGCTTTCCTGGCCCAGGCCAAGCTGTACTACGAGGCGTTGGAGATCGTTGACGACCTCACGACCATCCCCCTGGATGAGGTGCTCAAGGTCGCGGTCTTCGACTTCGACGACGTCGAGGACGGCAGCTCGCAGGCGCTGACCGCGGCGGTGCCGCGTGTCCAGACCGTCGTCTCCGGGATGCACTGGACGGACATGATGTCCCCGCAGGCCTCGAAGGGGCGGGCCCTGGCGGCGCTCCAGGCCAGGTTCGGGATCCTTCCGGAGCAGACGGCCGTCTTCGGGGACTACCTCAACGATCTGGACCTCTACGACCACGCGGACCTGGGCTTCGCCATGCGCAATGCCCACCCCGGCATCCAGGCGGCGGCCGCCTATACGGCACCGGCCAACACCGAGGACGGCGTGCTGCGCACGGTCGAGGAGCTGCTTCGGCGCTCACGGCATCGGAACTGA
- a CDS encoding CAP domain-containing protein has product MNIKRVIAATALAVVPLTVPSPALAAPATAHGAEAAAVAVPAQVSQQGATYADTVLTKVNELRASLGLQPVTRYQELDVVAQEWSEHQASTSTMEHRPDFTSAYPSGWTTGSENVAWRTDGGDVGALIFDQWLNSPGHYQNMVNRDVNSIGIGFAQTSDGRWYATQNFAAYNPSNTPLTPTTTSNTPPSTSNIPPTTDTTVSAPAPTPSETPSAPATETTSPTTQTAPPATETAISEATPIPSAPATTVTTKTTTSTGTPAKPSSTPAVAASGRTPTKHALATTGPSIAVAVVAAGLLGTGAFLVMRRRQAS; this is encoded by the coding sequence ATGAACATCAAGCGCGTCATTGCCGCAACTGCGCTCGCCGTCGTGCCACTGACGGTGCCCTCGCCCGCTCTGGCGGCCCCGGCTACTGCCCACGGCGCCGAGGCCGCTGCGGTAGCGGTTCCGGCTCAGGTCTCCCAGCAGGGGGCCACCTACGCGGACACCGTCCTGACCAAGGTCAACGAGCTGCGCGCCAGCCTGGGACTCCAGCCCGTCACCCGCTACCAGGAGCTCGACGTCGTCGCTCAGGAGTGGTCCGAGCACCAGGCCAGCACCAGCACCATGGAGCACCGCCCCGACTTCACCTCCGCCTATCCGTCGGGCTGGACCACGGGCTCTGAGAACGTGGCTTGGCGTACCGACGGTGGTGACGTCGGCGCACTGATCTTCGACCAGTGGCTCAACTCTCCTGGCCACTACCAGAACATGGTCAACCGGGATGTCAACTCCATCGGCATCGGTTTTGCCCAGACCTCGGACGGTCGGTGGTACGCCACCCAGAACTTCGCCGCTTACAACCCCAGCAACACGCCGCTGACGCCCACAACCACGAGCAACACGCCTCCGTCGACCAGCAACATCCCTCCGACGACGGACACCACCGTTTCCGCTCCGGCGCCGACTCCCTCGGAGACGCCGTCGGCGCCCGCTACCGAGACGACTTCTCCTACCACCCAGACCGCTCCCCCGGCCACCGAGACCGCCATCAGTGAGGCCACGCCGATCCCGTCGGCTCCGGCTACCACGGTGACCACGAAGACCACCACGAGCACCGGTACGCCGGCCAAGCCGTCCTCGACGCCTGCGGTCGCCGCTTCGGGTCGCACACCGACGAAGCACGCTCTGGCCACCACTGGTCCCAGCATCGCCGTCGCCGTCGTCGCGGCCGGTCTGCTCGGCACCGGAGCCTTCCTCGTCATGCGTCGCCGCCAGGCCAGCTGA
- a CDS encoding RNA-binding S4 domain-containing protein: MAARSQPAPRGVSDPNGPTSARIDVWLWSVRQIKSRSAATSACKAGHVRINGETAKPAQHVYVGDEVRYRVDGFDRLLTVTRILTKRVGAPLARTAYVDSSPPRPSPLDAPAAITRDRGAGRPTKKERRQLDALMGGGRHQDDRH, translated from the coding sequence ATGGCAGCTCGTTCTCAGCCTGCTCCCCGAGGCGTCAGCGACCCGAACGGACCGACGTCGGCTCGCATCGACGTCTGGTTGTGGAGCGTCCGGCAGATCAAGTCCCGTTCAGCCGCCACGAGCGCCTGCAAGGCGGGGCACGTGCGTATCAACGGGGAGACCGCCAAGCCGGCCCAGCACGTCTACGTGGGAGACGAGGTCCGCTACCGCGTTGACGGCTTCGACCGGTTGCTGACCGTCACCCGGATCCTCACCAAGCGGGTAGGGGCCCCGCTTGCCCGCACAGCGTACGTCGACTCCTCACCTCCTCGGCCCTCTCCCCTGGACGCGCCGGCGGCCATCACCCGGGATCGAGGCGCTGGGCGCCCCACCAAGAAGGAGAGACGTCAGCTCGACGCCCTCATGGGAGGAGGTCGGCATCAGGACGACCGTCACTGA
- a CDS encoding HNH endonuclease family protein translates to MSFPSRFLTRLSVIGALGMWGVATVPPVHAAVSHETTEDSATAELTALHQAPWDQRGDFILSSQGALETLASLPDDAPATQSWSEGGSRTGWFGEAWTDVDGDGCDTRNEILARDLTDTDFSRAEGVQNREEGRGRGAGVCPDATVWSGTLQDSYTGRTITFTRGQDTSAAVQIDHVVPLNYLYAHGAWQWDERTRLLVANDPLNLIAVDGEANQAKGACGPASCPVGSTDTGSWRPTGPGGWWPSNSSYRCTYARRFVSVAGAYQLGLPRTDREALRSALTDCLAGGDGAGSLPEQAARTIKEMGSAVWRTPVYSALAALGALVLGWGLIVRGRALGRRTRRRRGRARR, encoded by the coding sequence ATGAGCTTCCCCAGCCGGTTCCTGACGCGCCTCAGTGTGATTGGCGCGCTCGGCATGTGGGGCGTGGCGACGGTGCCGCCCGTCCACGCCGCCGTCTCCCACGAGACGACCGAGGATTCTGCGACCGCTGAGCTCACCGCCCTCCACCAGGCGCCATGGGACCAGCGCGGAGACTTCATCCTGTCCTCCCAGGGCGCCCTCGAGACCCTGGCGTCTCTGCCCGACGACGCCCCCGCCACACAGTCCTGGAGCGAGGGAGGCTCCCGCACCGGCTGGTTCGGCGAGGCCTGGACAGACGTCGACGGTGACGGCTGTGACACCCGCAATGAGATCCTGGCCCGAGACCTGACGGACACCGACTTCTCCCGAGCCGAGGGCGTACAGAACCGTGAGGAGGGGCGTGGCCGAGGCGCGGGGGTGTGTCCCGACGCCACTGTCTGGTCGGGCACGCTCCAGGACTCGTACACGGGTAGGACGATCACCTTCACGCGCGGTCAGGACACCTCTGCCGCCGTCCAGATCGACCACGTGGTGCCGCTGAACTACCTCTACGCGCACGGAGCCTGGCAGTGGGATGAGCGCACCAGGCTGCTGGTGGCCAACGACCCGCTGAACCTGATCGCCGTTGACGGTGAGGCCAATCAGGCCAAGGGTGCCTGTGGCCCTGCGAGCTGCCCAGTCGGATCCACAGACACCGGTAGCTGGAGACCCACCGGCCCCGGCGGCTGGTGGCCCTCCAACTCCTCCTACCGCTGCACTTACGCACGTCGATTCGTCTCCGTGGCCGGCGCCTACCAGCTCGGTCTGCCCCGAACTGACAGGGAGGCGCTGCGCTCCGCCCTGACCGACTGCCTGGCCGGTGGAGACGGGGCGGGCTCCCTTCCTGAGCAGGCCGCCCGCACCATCAAGGAGATGGGCTCCGCCGTATGGCGCACCCCCGTCTACTCGGCGCTGGCAGCGCTCGGGGCCCTCGTGCTGGGATGGGGGCTGATCGTGCGTGGACGCGCCCTGGGGCGTCGGACACGGCGACGTCGGGGCAGGGCACGTCGCTGA
- the pgl gene encoding 6-phosphogluconolactonase has protein sequence MTDDTADGQALTEIQMGAAAVPAPTVVVAPTLTDAAGRACEDTVRILAEAAAERGVAHLALTGGSGGVALAESLAPLLAAQPEPVRRGIHLWFGDERFVPAGDPERNDLLAAPLIAAGVPESQVHRLAAPDEVSGLDEATARMVHELEEAGLAGRGFDVVHVGLGPDAHVCSLFPGHPAALAVGVPAVAVRSSPKPPAQRYSLTFEVLQRAHQIMVVAGGAGKAEAVRLGLGAPDVVRAPASCCRGRMTTWYLDESAAASHSGV, from the coding sequence ATGACTGACGACACCGCTGACGGTCAGGCGCTCACCGAGATCCAGATGGGTGCGGCTGCGGTTCCTGCACCGACCGTCGTCGTGGCACCGACGCTGACCGATGCCGCCGGGCGGGCCTGCGAGGACACGGTGCGGATCCTGGCCGAGGCAGCTGCCGAGCGAGGGGTCGCCCACCTGGCACTGACCGGGGGCTCCGGCGGGGTGGCGCTGGCCGAGTCGCTGGCCCCGCTCCTCGCCGCTCAGCCCGAGCCGGTGCGCCGTGGCATCCACCTGTGGTTCGGCGACGAGCGCTTCGTGCCTGCGGGTGACCCGGAGCGCAACGATCTGCTGGCCGCACCGCTCATTGCCGCCGGCGTACCGGAGTCTCAGGTGCACCGCCTCGCCGCTCCGGATGAGGTCAGCGGGCTGGACGAGGCCACGGCGCGCATGGTCCACGAGCTCGAGGAGGCGGGCCTGGCCGGTCGCGGCTTCGACGTCGTCCACGTGGGACTGGGCCCCGACGCCCATGTCTGCTCACTCTTCCCGGGGCACCCGGCAGCGCTCGCGGTGGGAGTCCCCGCTGTGGCGGTACGCAGCTCGCCCAAACCTCCTGCCCAGCGCTACTCCCTGACCTTCGAGGTCCTGCAGCGCGCTCACCAGATCATGGTGGTGGCCGGCGGCGCAGGGAAGGCGGAGGCGGTGCGCCTGGGACTGGGCGCCCCTGACGTCGTCCGGGCACCCGCTTCGTGCTGCCGGGGTCGGATGACCACCTGGTACCTGGATGAGTCGGCTGCCGCGAGCCACAGCGGCGTCTGA
- a CDS encoding glucose-6-phosphate dehydrogenase assembly protein OpcA — protein MITTLTATTTSRIVSRLLEHEGTSGSSRVLTLVISTDEEGLEEALCAAHGASRDHPSRIIAVVKPPMDDADRATPRSRDGHVSAQAGGHLDAEIRVGHDAGAGETLVLRPWDEAALHTDTLVVPFLLPEAPVVVWWPTTVPEIPSRDPLGRLGSTRITNTPAQDHPAKALRALAPVSVRGDIDLAWTRITLWRAMVASTLDPILRSGGLREVVVAGEPRNSSLSLMIAWLRLRLDEPVTRVDEEGVKGISSITARTADGDVVIARHDLEKVTITRPGAPEPQAVTMARREPVSTLNEELRRLTPDLVYQEVLATLLEEPTND, from the coding sequence ATGATCACCACCCTGACAGCGACGACCACCTCCCGGATCGTCTCCCGGCTCCTGGAGCACGAGGGCACCTCGGGCTCGTCCAGAGTCCTGACGCTCGTCATCTCCACGGACGAGGAGGGGTTGGAGGAGGCGCTGTGCGCGGCCCACGGAGCCAGCCGGGACCACCCGAGCCGGATCATCGCCGTCGTCAAGCCGCCCATGGACGACGCCGACCGCGCAACACCGCGCAGCCGTGACGGGCACGTCTCGGCTCAGGCCGGTGGGCACCTGGACGCCGAGATCCGCGTCGGCCACGACGCCGGCGCCGGTGAGACGCTGGTCCTGCGCCCCTGGGACGAGGCGGCCCTGCACACCGACACGCTGGTCGTGCCCTTTCTTCTGCCCGAGGCCCCGGTGGTCGTGTGGTGGCCGACGACGGTCCCGGAGATCCCCTCCCGGGACCCGTTGGGCCGCCTGGGAAGCACCCGGATCACCAATACGCCCGCACAGGACCACCCCGCCAAGGCACTGCGGGCGCTGGCTCCGGTGAGTGTGCGCGGAGACATCGACCTGGCCTGGACCCGGATCACCCTGTGGCGCGCCATGGTGGCCTCCACCCTGGACCCGATCCTGCGCTCGGGCGGGCTGCGTGAGGTGGTCGTGGCCGGCGAGCCTCGGAACTCCTCCCTGTCCCTCATGATCGCCTGGCTGCGGCTGCGTCTGGACGAGCCTGTGACGCGAGTCGACGAGGAGGGGGTCAAGGGCATCTCGTCCATCACCGCCAGGACTGCTGACGGCGACGTCGTCATCGCCCGCCACGACTTGGAGAAGGTGACGATCACTCGCCCCGGAGCTCCCGAGCCGCAGGCGGTGACCATGGCCCGCCGCGAGCCCGTGAGCACGCTGAACGAGGAACTGCGCCGTCTTACCCCCGACCTCGTTTACCAGGAGGTTCTGGCCACATTGCTTGAGGAGCCCACGAATGACTGA
- the zwf gene encoding glucose-6-phosphate dehydrogenase: MSSSDSATPLPLSRPARAANPLLDARDLRLPRIADPCVLVMFGITGDLARHKLLPAVYDLANRGLLSPSFSLVGVGRRSWSDDDLRDYVEKAARAGARTPWRPAIWEQLAAGMRFVEFSSFEDDTAYEQLTRVVDDLDATRGTRGNRAFYLSIPPGWFPAVTERIARSGLVEESADSWRRVVIEKPFGHDRTSARELDALVGRIVRPDDVFRVDHYLGKETVQNILALRFANTMFEPLWNQRYVDHVQITMAEDIGIGTRAGYYDTIGSARDVIQNHLLQLLALTAMEEPTSMDAASVRLEKEKVLDCVRLERDGVLDLDMTTARGRYDAGFQGGLPVRGYLEEDGVASDSRTETFAALRLEITNRRWAGVPFYLRAGKRLARRVTEVAVVFKNPPFLPFASAATTAVGANTIVLRIQPDEGITLRLASKVPGTQMELRDVSMEFGYGATFNEESPEAYERLILDALLGDAPLFPHQREVDLSWRILDPVIEHWTSGGSPEGYRPGSWGPASAHELLAHDGRTWRRS; the protein is encoded by the coding sequence GTGTCCAGCTCCGACTCTGCGACGCCGTTGCCGCTGTCACGGCCCGCGCGAGCAGCCAACCCGCTTCTCGACGCCCGCGATCTACGCCTTCCGCGTATCGCCGACCCCTGCGTACTGGTGATGTTCGGCATTACCGGTGACCTCGCGCGGCACAAGCTCCTGCCCGCCGTCTACGACCTGGCCAACCGCGGTCTGCTCTCACCCAGCTTCTCCCTGGTGGGAGTCGGCCGACGCTCCTGGTCCGACGACGACCTGCGCGACTATGTGGAGAAGGCCGCACGCGCCGGCGCCCGCACTCCGTGGCGCCCCGCGATCTGGGAGCAGCTGGCAGCGGGGATGCGCTTCGTCGAGTTCAGTTCCTTCGAGGACGACACCGCCTACGAGCAGCTCACCCGGGTCGTGGACGACCTCGACGCCACCCGTGGCACCCGTGGCAACCGAGCCTTCTACCTATCGATCCCTCCGGGATGGTTCCCGGCCGTCACCGAGCGGATCGCTCGTTCCGGACTCGTGGAGGAGTCGGCCGACTCCTGGCGGCGCGTGGTCATCGAGAAGCCCTTCGGCCACGACCGCACCAGCGCCCGCGAGCTCGACGCCCTGGTGGGCCGGATCGTGCGCCCCGACGACGTCTTCCGGGTCGACCACTACCTGGGCAAGGAGACGGTGCAGAACATCCTGGCGCTACGATTCGCCAACACGATGTTCGAGCCGCTGTGGAACCAGCGCTACGTGGACCACGTCCAGATCACCATGGCTGAGGACATCGGTATCGGAACCAGGGCGGGCTACTACGACACCATCGGCTCGGCGCGCGATGTCATCCAGAACCACCTGCTCCAGCTCCTGGCACTGACTGCCATGGAGGAACCCACCAGCATGGACGCGGCCTCAGTGCGTCTGGAGAAGGAGAAGGTGCTCGACTGCGTGCGCCTGGAGCGCGACGGCGTCCTGGACCTGGACATGACCACGGCCCGCGGCCGTTACGACGCCGGCTTCCAGGGGGGTCTGCCCGTGCGGGGCTACCTGGAGGAGGACGGCGTCGCCTCCGACTCTCGCACCGAGACCTTCGCCGCGCTGCGCCTGGAGATCACCAACCGCCGCTGGGCCGGCGTGCCCTTCTACCTGCGGGCCGGCAAGCGACTCGCCCGCAGGGTGACCGAGGTGGCGGTCGTCTTCAAGAACCCCCCGTTCCTGCCCTTCGCGTCGGCGGCCACCACCGCCGTGGGGGCCAACACGATCGTGCTACGGATCCAGCCCGACGAGGGCATCACGCTTCGCCTGGCCTCCAAGGTACCCGGCACCCAGATGGAGCTGCGCGACGTCTCCATGGAGTTCGGATACGGCGCCACCTTCAACGAGGAGTCCCCGGAGGCCTACGAGCGCCTCATCCTCGACGCCCTCCTGGGTGACGCCCCGCTGTTCCCCCACCAGCGCGAGGTCGACCTGTCCTGGCGCATCCTGGATCCCGTCATCGAGCACTGGACCTCCGGTGGGAGTCCCGAGGGCTACCGACCCGGCTCCTGGGGGCCGGCCAGTGCGCACGAACTCCTTGCCCACGACGGCCGCACCTGGAGGCGCTCATGA